The proteins below are encoded in one region of Verrucomicrobiota bacterium:
- a CDS encoding ThuA domain-containing protein, which produces MRRIWSRKVTLIWTALVCTFSTACAAEEKKVLFLAGEPSHGWNAHEFVAGSQLLADCLNQSGLGISASVSEGWPKDSNRLKDISAIVLYTDGEDLHVAKGQTELLGALHDSGIGFIVLHYALEGADQEMNGFYLDSIGGYFEVDWSVNPQWMLENVTLADHPINSGVSAFLTEDEWYFHMRFREDMTGITPILSTLATEKALGQDGPRSGNPTLRQELQNGVPQHLAWATENPGKGRGFALTGGNFHHNWSHDDFRKQVLNGIAWTAGVKIPETGVDSKVSGLIKYQTISEAIARNDLEDVKRHLEKDPNTVNEIGKSRMTPLHEAIMRKRPEAALLLLAAHADPNIITSRSQTAMHLAIDRDLLNVAEAILDVGVDLNVRDSQGWTALHLAGAKNRNSISKLLLENGADVTRLSAAGGTPLHEAAVGGDAELIHLLLDAGIDPSIISDHKKTALDIAKEYENAVAIEILSKLSE; this is translated from the coding sequence ATGCGGCGAATTTGGTCAAGGAAAGTTACGCTCATTTGGACGGCCTTGGTCTGTACTTTCAGCACGGCCTGCGCAGCAGAAGAAAAGAAAGTTCTGTTCCTAGCTGGTGAACCCAGCCACGGCTGGAATGCCCATGAATTTGTAGCAGGAAGTCAACTTCTGGCAGACTGTTTAAATCAAAGTGGCCTCGGAATTTCGGCCTCCGTAAGCGAAGGCTGGCCGAAAGATTCAAACCGATTAAAGGACATCTCAGCCATCGTGCTATACACAGATGGAGAAGACCTTCATGTTGCAAAGGGTCAAACCGAACTACTTGGAGCTCTACACGATTCAGGTATCGGATTTATTGTTCTTCACTACGCCCTCGAAGGAGCAGACCAAGAAATGAATGGGTTTTATCTTGATTCAATCGGAGGGTATTTTGAAGTCGATTGGTCGGTAAATCCACAATGGATGTTGGAAAACGTCACCTTGGCCGACCACCCGATTAACTCTGGGGTCAGCGCATTCCTGACAGAAGATGAATGGTATTTTCATATGCGATTCCGGGAAGACATGACTGGAATCACTCCCATTTTGTCGACCTTGGCTACGGAGAAAGCTTTGGGCCAGGATGGTCCACGCTCCGGAAATCCAACTCTGCGGCAGGAACTACAAAACGGCGTGCCTCAGCATTTGGCTTGGGCAACCGAAAATCCCGGAAAAGGCCGCGGCTTCGCACTTACTGGCGGAAATTTTCATCATAACTGGTCTCACGATGATTTTAGAAAACAGGTACTAAATGGGATCGCATGGACTGCCGGAGTTAAAATTCCCGAAACCGGAGTAGACTCCAAAGTATCCGGACTCATAAAATACCAGACCATAAGTGAGGCTATTGCTCGAAACGATTTGGAGGATGTAAAGCGACATTTAGAAAAAGACCCAAACACCGTAAACGAAATTGGTAAGAGTAGGATGACACCGCTTCATGAAGCGATTATGCGAAAGCGGCCCGAGGCAGCGCTGCTGTTACTCGCTGCTCATGCGGATCCAAATATAATTACTAGCCGAAGCCAGACAGCCATGCATCTGGCTATCGATCGCGATCTATTAAACGTTGCCGAAGCGATACTGGACGTTGGCGTAGATTTGAATGTTCGAGACAGTCAAGGGTGGACCGCTCTTCATTTAGCTGGTGCAAAGAACCGAAACTCAATAAGCAAATTACTTCTTGAAAATGGTGCCGATGTAACACGCCTGAGTGCAGCTGGAGGCACCCCACTCCACGAAGCAGCCGTTGGCGGCGATGCGGAATTAATCCACTTGTTATTAGATGCTGGAATTGATCCAAGCATCATTTCCGATCACAAAAAAACCGCACTCGACATTGCCAAAGAATACGAAAATGCGGTGGCTATAGAAATTCTTTCGAAGCTCTCTGAATAA
- a CDS encoding ferritin-like domain-containing protein, with protein MNIYKVLPDLSNERQMRLWYQGIDKQWSAEEINWKKALPNVSKSKLDDLAKVLTPVLTGEQSALYSVSGLIPVLGHRSEVEGQMFLTTWAVDEARHTELFARYYHRIGREPLSIRRFPAGYLFQSRIISKEPAECLTGVLVSETVAQTVSHEFREADIDPVLSDICAGILEDEARHLGFNHVYMSDRFKQIHETKGEEEAEKFAAHLEKRRLHVLEGVAPILDALKNELISIGLDRDKIIDSVSTVTKRRLEKSILAGRKATQGIKIKDEDLIVAVGQ; from the coding sequence ATGAATATTTATAAAGTCCTGCCAGATCTAAGCAACGAACGTCAGATGCGTTTGTGGTATCAAGGTATCGATAAACAATGGTCCGCTGAGGAAATCAATTGGAAGAAAGCTTTGCCCAATGTTAGCAAATCAAAACTGGATGATTTGGCTAAGGTGTTGACTCCAGTCCTCACTGGAGAGCAGTCCGCGCTTTATAGCGTTTCGGGACTGATTCCCGTGCTTGGTCATAGAAGTGAAGTTGAAGGTCAGATGTTTCTGACCACCTGGGCGGTGGACGAAGCTCGGCATACAGAGCTGTTTGCCCGATACTACCATCGCATTGGTCGTGAGCCGCTTTCAATCCGCCGTTTCCCGGCTGGGTATTTATTCCAAAGCCGGATAATTTCTAAGGAACCTGCAGAGTGTTTGACTGGTGTTCTCGTCAGTGAAACGGTTGCACAAACGGTGAGTCATGAATTTCGGGAGGCCGATATTGATCCAGTTTTGAGTGATATCTGTGCGGGTATTCTGGAAGACGAGGCCCGGCATCTCGGGTTTAATCATGTTTACATGTCCGATCGATTTAAACAGATCCACGAAACGAAAGGTGAGGAAGAAGCAGAAAAGTTTGCCGCCCATTTGGAGAAACGTCGATTGCATGTTCTTGAAGGTGTAGCACCTATTTTGGATGCTTTGAAAAATGAACTGATATCTATCGGTTTGGATCGTGATAAAATCATCGATTCCGTGAGTACCGTGACTAAACGTCGTCTTGAGAAATCTATCCTGGCTGGCCGCAAGGCAACGCAAGGTATCAAGATTAAAGACGAAGACTTGATTGTTGCAGTAGGACAGTGA
- a CDS encoding PQQ-dependent sugar dehydrogenase, with protein MKNILISFILLACLPAASFSQNRIGTGGMKDLYIQYCAACHGQNMEGGQGSSLIDDEWKNGSSDAEIANVIRNGIPDLGMVPWKDVLSEEQIRGLIILMREQKQLAETTGILEKVKPLGGVFSTDHHNFKLEKVAETEGVIWSIAFLPDESILFTERSGTLWHQTDGKKIEIKGTPKVLAVSQGGLLEVAPHPDYANNGWIYLSFSEDLGAKIDGKVASMTAVVRGKIKNNKWVEEEEIFRAPKEFHTTKGGHYGSRFVFKDEYLFFSIGERQEGEPAQDLTVPHGKVHRIYQDGRIPTGNPFYNTKGAYKSIWTYGNRNPQGLDMNPVTGDIWETEHGPRGGDELNLIKPGVNYGWPVITYGMNYDGSPWTDKTHMDGMEQPVHYWLPSIATGGIDFYEGDKFSHWKNNLLVSGMASEEIQRLVIEDGKVVHRETILKQQGRVRDIASGPDGMIYVALNTRSPDHGTLFRLVPTPEPRWTSLFNGTNLNGWEVRDGTSTVLVDDGAMVAFHQGTTGHSYLTTKKTFGDFILELDVKVIGDLNSGILLRGVSDPSFKNGKVHGYQMEIDQSDRKWTGGIYEEMGRGWLYSLEGKEDARKAYRPSEWNHYRIEAIGDHFRIWVNGTPTLNMVDKKTAEGVIGFQIHNLPKNGGGGSVSIRNVRIIADEAGNQIQGIAIPEVAVEEKTSKSGA; from the coding sequence ATGAAAAACATCCTAATCTCATTTATTCTCCTAGCTTGCCTACCCGCAGCATCTTTCAGTCAAAATAGAATTGGCACAGGCGGAATGAAAGACCTCTACATTCAGTATTGCGCTGCCTGCCACGGACAGAACATGGAAGGCGGACAAGGTAGCTCGCTCATAGACGATGAATGGAAGAATGGCTCATCGGATGCAGAAATTGCCAATGTAATTCGAAATGGTATCCCCGATTTGGGCATGGTTCCCTGGAAAGACGTCCTCAGCGAAGAACAAATTCGCGGCCTAATTATTTTAATGCGGGAACAGAAACAACTCGCAGAAACGACGGGTATCCTGGAAAAAGTGAAACCTTTGGGAGGTGTATTTTCCACGGATCACCACAATTTCAAACTAGAGAAAGTAGCGGAAACAGAAGGTGTCATCTGGTCGATCGCATTTCTACCTGACGAATCCATTCTTTTCACTGAACGCAGCGGAACCCTCTGGCACCAAACAGACGGCAAAAAGATAGAGATTAAAGGGACACCCAAAGTTTTAGCCGTTAGCCAAGGTGGCCTACTAGAAGTAGCACCTCATCCAGACTATGCCAATAACGGATGGATTTACCTCTCATTTAGTGAAGATCTCGGGGCAAAGATTGATGGAAAAGTCGCTTCCATGACAGCTGTTGTTAGAGGTAAAATAAAAAACAATAAATGGGTGGAGGAAGAAGAAATCTTCAGAGCACCAAAAGAATTTCATACCACTAAAGGCGGACATTATGGCTCTCGTTTTGTGTTTAAGGACGAATACCTGTTTTTCAGTATTGGTGAACGTCAGGAAGGAGAACCGGCGCAGGATCTTACCGTACCACATGGAAAAGTTCACCGCATCTATCAGGATGGCAGAATCCCTACAGGCAATCCGTTCTATAATACAAAAGGAGCTTATAAAAGTATTTGGACCTACGGAAACAGAAATCCTCAGGGCTTGGACATGAACCCGGTCACTGGGGATATCTGGGAAACAGAACACGGTCCACGCGGTGGAGATGAGCTCAATTTGATAAAACCAGGAGTCAACTACGGTTGGCCGGTAATTACTTACGGCATGAACTACGATGGTTCTCCATGGACAGACAAAACCCACATGGATGGTATGGAACAACCGGTTCATTATTGGCTCCCTTCTATCGCGACCGGCGGCATCGATTTTTATGAAGGAGACAAATTTTCTCATTGGAAAAACAACCTCCTTGTCAGCGGAATGGCCTCCGAAGAAATTCAGCGCCTGGTCATCGAAGACGGAAAGGTGGTCCACCGGGAAACCATTCTAAAACAACAAGGGCGAGTGAGGGACATCGCATCAGGACCTGACGGTATGATCTATGTTGCCTTAAATACTCGTAGCCCCGATCACGGAACACTCTTTCGCTTGGTGCCAACGCCAGAGCCCCGTTGGACAAGCCTCTTCAATGGGACTAACCTTAATGGATGGGAAGTACGAGATGGCACATCCACCGTCCTGGTTGACGACGGAGCGATGGTTGCTTTCCACCAGGGAACGACCGGACATTCCTACCTCACCACTAAAAAAACGTTCGGAGACTTTATCCTGGAACTCGACGTCAAGGTCATAGGTGACCTCAACTCTGGCATTTTGTTAAGAGGAGTGAGTGATCCAAGCTTCAAGAATGGCAAGGTACACGGCTATCAAATGGAAATCGATCAATCCGACAGAAAATGGACGGGGGGCATCTATGAAGAAATGGGGCGCGGCTGGCTGTATTCACTCGAAGGCAAAGAAGACGCACGCAAAGCTTACCGTCCCTCTGAATGGAATCATTACCGAATCGAGGCCATTGGAGATCATTTCAGAATCTGGGTGAACGGCACCCCCACCCTCAATATGGTTGATAAGAAAACAGCCGAAGGCGTTATCGGTTTCCAAATACACAATTTGCCAAAAAACGGTGGAGGCGGATCCGTATCTATTCGTAATGTCCGGATTATTGCCGACGAAGCAGGAAACCAGATTCAAGGCATAGCCATTCCAGAAGTCGCCGTTGAAGAAAAAACTTCAAAAAGCGGGGCTTAA
- a CDS encoding VCBS repeat-containing protein yields MKRKQRLHILKISGLLLATSANSLSSQTNENPGKPDLPQYDQVVTLETTSETSANVEFGDLNGDGNLDIILAKGRHWPLINRVLLGDGKGSFLKSYDLGPESNRTYSSRLIDLDGDSDLDVVVSNDRPDQNLVYLNDGSGSFKMTSAFGNDNWPTRNVNVADLNGDGLPDIVVANRYGSSGGFNYICVNNGNGKFDSECIPFSDYPATTIAPADFNNDGLMDLSVPHRNGGQSYVFIQNKKTPLTFEKIPFGPKNATIRMSQACDLDNDGNMDIVTIDTQSGVIIYYQTTSGSFIPGNRLGDLSISPYALTVADLNLDGSVDIIVGNVKAQSVVQFNNGTGKSFTPVNFGDNEGNVYGFAIGDLNKDGRLDIAAARSGAPNVVYLAR; encoded by the coding sequence ATGAAAAGAAAACAACGACTCCACATTCTCAAAATCTCAGGCCTTTTGCTCGCCACCTCTGCAAACTCACTTTCCTCTCAAACTAATGAAAACCCAGGAAAACCGGATCTTCCTCAATACGACCAGGTAGTAACACTTGAAACCACTTCCGAAACCTCGGCAAATGTTGAGTTTGGAGATCTAAATGGGGACGGAAATCTGGACATAATCCTGGCCAAAGGGCGACACTGGCCCCTCATCAATCGTGTGCTCCTCGGGGATGGGAAAGGCAGCTTTTTAAAATCTTACGATTTAGGCCCGGAATCAAATCGTACTTATTCCAGTCGCTTAATAGACCTGGATGGAGATAGCGACCTGGATGTCGTTGTCAGCAATGACCGCCCCGATCAAAATCTCGTCTATTTGAATGACGGATCCGGAAGCTTTAAAATGACTTCGGCATTTGGAAACGATAATTGGCCCACGCGGAATGTTAACGTGGCCGATCTAAACGGCGATGGACTCCCGGATATCGTGGTAGCAAACCGCTACGGATCAAGTGGAGGCTTCAACTACATATGTGTTAATAACGGGAACGGTAAATTCGATTCTGAATGTATACCTTTTTCAGATTATCCTGCTACTACCATTGCACCCGCGGACTTTAACAACGACGGACTGATGGACCTTTCAGTTCCTCATCGGAACGGAGGCCAAAGCTATGTCTTTATTCAGAACAAAAAGACACCACTCACATTTGAAAAAATTCCCTTCGGACCAAAGAACGCCACGATCCGGATGTCTCAAGCATGCGACTTGGACAATGATGGCAATATGGACATTGTGACCATCGATACACAAAGCGGTGTTATTATTTATTACCAAACAACAAGTGGATCGTTCATTCCTGGTAACCGACTCGGCGACCTTTCAATTAGTCCCTATGCGCTTACTGTGGCCGACCTGAACCTGGACGGATCGGTAGATATAATAGTGGGCAACGTAAAAGCCCAATCAGTGGTTCAATTCAATAACGGCACAGGTAAGTCATTCACCCCCGTGAACTTTGGAGACAACGAAGGTAATGTTTACGGATTTGCAATTGGAGACCTCAACAAAGATGGCCGGTTGGATATCGCTGCGGCACGCTCGGGCGCTCCAAATGTGGTTTATCTGGCGCGTTAA
- a CDS encoding AMP-binding protein: MSNESSTSASPLSLIRGADSSILSEYAGVTLMELFQKNSVKHPDKGISVYDRKGVTAEKRLYPEIFSRIQHAAGCLASSGVKHGDRVLISLHTSWELLELWLGCVYLGAYPAAIAPPIGGLGPSSNFHLRLDRFRKVISANHIISNDALVEFVQGKQMDSLTSICVSSSDLFSRESLSVPDFQKVRVENMAFLQFTSGSTGIPRAVMISHRAIIHNVFCLDFSCGGPYGKKSEDWNENFITWLPLNHDMGLIGVFFGIAAGWNILLMNPATFLGRPIKWLEACSGKKFISPAPTFGYQFCVERIKDAQLEGIDLSLPKRFSIGSEMIRPDTMEAFLKKMEPTGLKAEHFLPSYGMAESTVGLTFDQAGRGIRVSSPDEEPGGQTIEPVACCGTPIHDTSIRVVDASDDTTLLPEGRLGAIQAKGPSIFDGYYGDVEATEDTMADGWLKTGDLGFIRNGELYLVGRAKEVLIIRGENIMPHDIEWQVEEVRGRGGAERSGAFSILDNTNGEEPVLVVETSITNLEEMKELDEKIRSRIGRSMSLILADLVFIRRGQLPKTTSGKIQRGILKEDYLQGKLDRLN; encoded by the coding sequence GTGAGTAACGAATCTTCCACCTCAGCTTCTCCTCTATCTCTAATACGAGGCGCGGACTCCTCGATTCTTTCTGAATACGCAGGTGTTACATTAATGGAGCTTTTTCAAAAGAACTCAGTTAAACATCCGGATAAGGGAATTAGTGTTTATGATCGCAAAGGAGTGACCGCTGAAAAGCGTCTTTACCCGGAAATATTTTCGAGAATACAGCATGCAGCCGGTTGTTTGGCTTCGAGCGGGGTCAAACATGGCGATAGAGTATTAATCTCGCTTCACACAAGCTGGGAGCTACTGGAATTATGGTTGGGATGTGTTTACCTTGGTGCCTATCCGGCGGCCATTGCGCCCCCCATCGGCGGACTTGGCCCCTCGTCCAATTTCCACCTGCGCTTAGATCGTTTTCGAAAGGTAATATCTGCAAATCATATTATCAGCAACGATGCCTTGGTCGAATTTGTTCAGGGTAAACAAATGGATTCTCTAACATCTATCTGTGTTTCATCGTCTGATCTTTTTAGTCGCGAATCCTTATCTGTTCCTGATTTCCAAAAAGTAAGAGTAGAGAACATGGCTTTTTTGCAATTCACCAGTGGGTCTACTGGAATACCCAGAGCTGTGATGATATCTCACCGAGCGATCATACATAATGTGTTTTGTCTGGATTTTTCATGTGGCGGGCCTTACGGCAAAAAGTCTGAGGATTGGAACGAAAATTTTATAACCTGGTTGCCTTTAAATCATGACATGGGGCTCATCGGAGTGTTTTTTGGAATAGCCGCCGGTTGGAACATTCTTCTCATGAATCCTGCCACATTTCTTGGGCGTCCTATCAAGTGGTTGGAAGCCTGCTCAGGGAAAAAATTTATATCTCCAGCGCCAACCTTCGGTTATCAGTTTTGTGTTGAAAGGATTAAAGATGCCCAACTGGAAGGGATCGATCTTTCTTTACCTAAACGTTTTTCCATTGGATCCGAAATGATTCGACCGGATACGATGGAAGCGTTTTTGAAAAAGATGGAACCAACTGGACTCAAGGCGGAACATTTCTTGCCTAGTTACGGGATGGCGGAATCTACGGTTGGTCTTACGTTTGATCAAGCGGGGCGGGGAATTCGCGTTTCTTCCCCGGATGAAGAACCTGGAGGCCAAACCATTGAGCCGGTCGCATGTTGTGGTACCCCGATCCATGATACGTCTATTCGGGTTGTTGATGCATCCGACGATACTACCTTATTACCTGAAGGAAGGCTGGGTGCGATTCAGGCTAAAGGCCCCAGCATTTTTGACGGTTATTATGGGGATGTCGAGGCCACTGAGGATACGATGGCCGATGGTTGGTTGAAGACTGGAGATCTGGGGTTTATTCGGAATGGTGAGCTTTATTTGGTAGGTCGCGCAAAAGAAGTCCTCATCATTCGTGGCGAAAATATTATGCCCCATGATATTGAATGGCAGGTGGAAGAAGTTCGTGGACGTGGTGGCGCCGAGCGCAGTGGTGCTTTTTCCATTTTGGATAATACCAATGGCGAAGAACCGGTGCTGGTGGTTGAGACATCGATAACCAATCTTGAGGAAATGAAAGAACTGGATGAAAAGATTCGAAGTCGAATTGGGCGTTCGATGAGCCTTATATTAGCAGATTTGGTTTTCATACGAAGAGGTCAATTGCCCAAAACGACGAGTGGAAAAATTCAGAGAGGCATTTTGAAAGAAGACTATTTACAGGGTAAGCTCGATCGCTTGAATTGA
- a CDS encoding ComEA family DNA-binding protein: MHRFIIYFLIGISFHGYSFANEELDDRLKAVMLLFDKKQEDLTIQIGNLEIEKQKLTMELEKLRSQNQTLISENQALKKQLGQKPSRRIETASSPKDLEAIQTLSSSFIKSGDSDPEEFLKTNVNLASQVELELLPGIGPVLAQRIIDNRPYGEVDDLLKVPGIGKASIENLRPLIRVE; the protein is encoded by the coding sequence ATGCATCGTTTCATTATTTATTTCCTTATTGGTATAAGTTTTCACGGTTATTCATTCGCAAATGAGGAACTCGATGATCGTTTGAAGGCGGTGATGTTGCTTTTTGATAAGAAACAAGAAGATCTAACAATCCAGATTGGTAATTTGGAAATTGAAAAGCAAAAGCTTACGATGGAGCTCGAAAAACTTCGCTCTCAAAACCAGACTCTTATTTCAGAGAATCAGGCACTTAAAAAGCAATTGGGTCAGAAGCCTAGTAGACGAATTGAAACTGCTTCGTCACCAAAGGATTTAGAAGCGATTCAAACCCTATCTTCATCTTTCATTAAATCGGGAGACTCAGATCCTGAAGAATTCTTGAAAACAAATGTCAACCTGGCCAGTCAAGTTGAGTTGGAGCTTCTTCCCGGTATCGGTCCTGTGCTTGCTCAGCGCATCATAGACAATCGACCCTATGGCGAGGTGGATGATCTTCTCAAGGTTCCAGGAATTGGAAAAGCCTCGATAGAAAATCTCAGGCCACTTATTCGAGTAGAGTAG
- a CDS encoding phosphopantetheine-binding protein, producing the protein MSNEDTVYNILTKLTGKERSEITPETDLASGLGIDSPMALQLLFELEEALEIEITDEEAAAMETVGDVLKQVNV; encoded by the coding sequence ATGAGTAACGAAGACACTGTATACAATATCCTGACCAAGTTAACAGGCAAGGAACGCAGCGAAATAACCCCAGAGACAGATTTAGCTTCGGGTTTAGGTATCGATTCGCCTATGGCTTTACAGTTATTATTTGAGTTGGAGGAGGCTTTAGAAATTGAGATTACCGATGAAGAAGCCGCCGCAATGGAAACGGTAGGCGACGTGCTGAAACAGGTGAACGTCTAA
- a CDS encoding lysophospholipid acyltransferase family protein, whose translation MPTETAAQNPIPLKAYCIAVLLRGITLLLASTYRIRFSEGEGRIKELLERTDPVILCAWHNRVFFLSRFVEKHLTRKGFRLTQMVSLSKDGNFGYLLGKWAKLRVVRGSSNRGGSKALRGLFREVQKERSSILILPDGSQGPIYKAKAGAIVLAQLSGAPLCLFSCDADRAWRVKSWDKLIVPKPFARITVRIPALYYIPRDLDKTQLEMERKKLEDQLNELNGSS comes from the coding sequence ATGCCGACCGAAACGGCCGCCCAGAATCCCATTCCGCTAAAAGCTTACTGCATAGCGGTTCTTTTGCGGGGTATTACCTTGCTCCTTGCATCAACTTACCGAATCCGGTTCTCGGAAGGAGAGGGTCGGATCAAAGAATTACTCGAGCGGACTGACCCGGTGATTTTATGCGCTTGGCATAATCGTGTTTTTTTCTTGTCCCGTTTTGTTGAAAAACACTTAACCCGAAAAGGGTTTAGGCTGACGCAAATGGTGAGCCTGTCGAAGGATGGTAACTTTGGTTACTTGCTGGGCAAGTGGGCCAAGCTTAGAGTCGTGCGCGGATCTTCCAATCGTGGAGGAAGTAAAGCGCTTCGCGGTCTCTTTCGGGAGGTTCAAAAAGAACGAAGCTCAATTCTTATTTTACCGGATGGGTCTCAAGGTCCGATCTATAAAGCCAAAGCAGGTGCCATTGTTCTGGCACAATTGTCTGGCGCACCGCTCTGTTTATTTTCCTGTGACGCTGATCGTGCCTGGCGTGTAAAATCCTGGGATAAATTAATCGTTCCCAAGCCGTTTGCCAGAATAACGGTTCGGATTCCAGCACTCTACTATATTCCCCGCGACTTGGATAAAACTCAGCTTGAGATGGAGCGAAAGAAATTGGAAGATCAGCTAAATGAACTTAATGGCAGTTCCTAA
- a CDS encoding endonuclease/exonuclease/phosphatase family protein, translating to MNSKVSTLITPPIKFFLAIALAQSFFFSHSLIAQDDLNPVIKVMSFNIRYGTAKDGDNSWAFRQDLVVETIQTFDPDLLGLQEVQKFQVDYLKEQLPDYDFYGVGRDDGLDKGEFAPVMFKKDRFEVVQSGHFWLSETPEVVGSKSWDAALPRIATWVLLRDKEAKSLQIIFGNTHFDHKGDKARLESAKLIRSRIDKVVPDLPVIVTGDFNTHDELEPYEALVSSIGKSGATLIDTYRVIHPEKGDFEGTFGGFKGNQNGNRIDWVITTQDVMTLNATINHTNNDGRYPSDHYPVEAVVRIRKSSSFQTKN from the coding sequence ATGAACTCAAAAGTCTCCACATTGATTACCCCACCTATTAAGTTTTTCCTGGCAATTGCCTTGGCCCAAAGTTTCTTTTTCTCCCACTCGCTTATCGCGCAGGACGATCTAAATCCTGTCATCAAGGTTATGAGTTTCAATATCCGTTATGGAACAGCGAAGGACGGAGATAACAGCTGGGCGTTCAGACAGGATTTGGTAGTCGAAACAATCCAGACATTCGACCCGGACCTTCTCGGCTTACAAGAGGTTCAAAAGTTTCAAGTTGATTACCTGAAAGAGCAGTTACCAGACTATGATTTTTACGGCGTAGGCAGAGATGATGGATTAGACAAAGGTGAATTTGCACCTGTAATGTTTAAAAAAGATCGTTTTGAAGTGGTTCAATCGGGGCACTTTTGGCTAAGCGAAACTCCGGAAGTGGTAGGAAGTAAAAGCTGGGATGCAGCGCTTCCCCGAATTGCGACCTGGGTTTTACTCAGAGATAAAGAGGCTAAGTCCCTACAAATCATTTTTGGCAATACACACTTCGACCACAAAGGTGATAAAGCACGGCTTGAATCGGCCAAATTAATTCGGAGTCGAATCGATAAGGTGGTTCCGGATCTGCCGGTGATAGTTACCGGTGATTTTAATACACATGATGAACTCGAGCCTTATGAAGCACTGGTCAGCTCTATTGGAAAATCCGGCGCAACATTAATTGACACTTACAGAGTTATCCATCCTGAGAAAGGAGACTTTGAAGGAACCTTTGGAGGCTTTAAAGGCAACCAGAACGGCAACCGTATTGATTGGGTAATAACAACCCAGGATGTAATGACACTAAACGCGACTATTAATCACACAAATAACGACGGCAGGTACCCATCCGATCATTACCCGGTTGAGGCCGTAGTCCGAATCCGCAAATCAAGCTCATTTCAAACCAAGAATTGA